In Cercospora beticola chromosome 3, complete sequence, the following proteins share a genomic window:
- a CDS encoding uncharacterized protein (CAZy:GT2_Chitin_synth): MQNHNQPSSSQVSTTTLLNALHSCFKEGTPYALESSTSLVVNTWQTGCSTGPDGRYGGAVDAELARRTWEHARRRAEDACIVLGSLHQSTPSLFAPFVSALPLSVPGTFYTALDALKPFLRTVTPFNPSLPRYSALSATFTLALTGELTGASIALSTSGIDTEGGLTHIPAQPGYRAFDVFYYLLHAQSEQEREALSLKQPHEYALLRKTDTYGPPAFLPAADDAAAAEDFRESLKAIGVKGRSLRSLLAVVSAILRLGDATGYLIEQEELIAACEEVAGLLDIDEEVLLKKCVTEEREILIGALYEALVDWVIAQANEAIRHDIRTGRALGSSSGSDGAMTPPSADDIDSVSITVIEIPAQHLGKAVSLKTVFDDRVGINLEMKEDGLPIQPTGASVIKEMDAAVQKSEADLGIQGTSLKEREVWLDRRQGTLEKIGVETEDESFLRQMLYPVSGQGIVLGSNGRFNLMNTLGSSRVWFQLCLHPSDEPPERFANVAPGSVPWSAGSVSSQIRSWRLAEWANYRTKQLDFTADFDVEEFVERYRRLGCHDGREGVESWILERGWSNGEVVVGHERIWMRESAYWEAESMLDMKPADDMSAPGMLGGMVGAAGMESYNQGPGMNSGFFEDPNRETMHAHNPSQVAPSRLGAKSLAPTVAHTMRSTSGGDYGLGFKGDDKRNWIGFEGEIDAEQAAGKELVVQKVTKGRRMWVALVWALTFWIPSFMLSAIGRMKRRDVRQAWREKFALCFLILVLNFTIVFYIVAFGNLLCPNRDKAWNRKEVSYHQGDDDFFVSFRGGVYDLSKFWKLQHSDTNIDTTEENMQPFAGTDVTPYIVPPLTVACPGLVTSTSIQLQSNNTLLYPNGEHKSGPQFQPDRTTKLNNINWYVDDFLPRMKEYYKGQLVYKRSAVTSDGQKYSRKWFIIDDRVYDLTDYFYTLKQQNDLPSYSFFADDVEELVQNNPGSDITEDWNNKLNFTTRTNSMNCLNNMFYIGDTDFRQSARCQVNGYILLGFTIILCAVIAIKFLAALQLGSKKRPSQQDKFVICQVPAYTEGEDSLRKGLDSLTALAYDNKRKLICVICDGMIVGGGNDRPTPKIVLDILGVDPKIDPPALPFKSLGLGGEQLNYGKVYSGLYEYEGNVVPYIVVVKVGKESEQQKSKPGNRGKRDSQIMLMSFLNRVHHRSAMNPLELEMFHQINNIIGVDPELYEYLFMVDADTKVKEDSLNRLISACANDAKIAGICGETSLENEERSWWTMIQVYEYYISHHLAKAFESLFGSVTCLPGCFCMYRLRTSDKGRPLIIADKVIAEYADNNIDTLHKKNLFSLGEDRYLTTIMTKHFPSMSYKFLPDAYALTEAPAQWSVLLSQRRRWINSTIHNLAEMMQVDLCGFCCFSMRFVVFIDLFGTLILPATCAYLVYLVYVVATGTGQFPLISIVMLAAVYGLQAIIFLVKRQWQHIGWMIIYILAYPIWSFVLPVYSFWKQDDFSWGNTRVVVGEKGDKRVVAVDDEGFDPRSIPLQRWDDYATANNLPGRRTMFEEKDMHMYDAGGYEMDDIRSVYSSVKPASTILTGFPQNQSFRPPQSPGPYNALGRNSTFSAMTGRYHDQATPNESQQRLMSMGGMSDHYRPQYSPQHQSTDNLMGNMQSPPLYSHGGRSPVPGAGPFGSRPGSTNPQSLHGFQTQGPTNEAITMAIRECLGEVDMDSVTKKQLKALTEQKLQCQLVGEKRAFLDAQIDIELASM; the protein is encoded by the exons ATGCAAAACCACAATCAGCCCTCCTCGTCCCAGGTCTCGACCACAACACTGCTCAATGCCTTGCACAGCTGCTTCAAGGAGGGTACGCCCTATGCGCTCGAATCGAGCACCAGCCTGGTCGTCAACACATGGCAGACGGGATGTAGCACTGGCCCTGATGGCCGATACGGCGGCGCTGTGGACGCGGAGCTAGCCAGGCGGACATGGGAGCATGCTCGAAGGAGAGCTGAGGACGCATGCATTGTTCTTGG CTCTCTCCATCAATCCACGCCATCACTATTCGCACCCTTCGTCTCCGCCCTGCCTCTCAGCGTGCCGGGCACATTTTACACCGCATTGGATGCCCTGAAGCCTTTCTTGCGCACAGTTACACCATTTAATCCATCTCTACCGCGATATTCAGCACTTTCTGCAACATTCACGCTCGCCCTGACTGGCGAGCTGACCGGCGCCTCCATCGCCCTCTCAACATCCGGCATCGACACGGAGGGGGGACTTACTCATATTCCAGCACAACCCGGCTACAGGGCCTTCGacgtcttctactatctcCTCCATGCACAATCGGAGCAAGAGCGCGAGGCACTGTCATTGAAACAGCCACATGAATATGCCCTTCTTCGAAAGACTGACACCTACGGTCCTCCCGCATTTCTGCCCGCCGCCGatgatgcagcagctgcagaggacTTCCGAGAGTCGCTCAAGGCCATCGGTGTCAAGGGAAGGAGCCTCAGAAGTCTCCTCGCAGTCGTCTCCGCCATACTTCGACTTGGAGACGCCACAGGGTACCTTATCGAACAGGAAGAGCTGATTGCAGCATGCGAGGAAGTGGCAGGTCTCCTTGACATTGACGAGGAGGTGCTCCTCAAGAAGTGTGTTACGGAAGAGCGAGAGATTCTGATCGGAGCACTATACGAAGCTCTCGTGGACTGGGTTATTGCACAAGCCAACGAGGCAATCAGACATGATATTCGCACTGGTCGGGCCCTAGGCtccagcagtggcagcgaTGGTGCCATGACTCCGCCGAGCGCGGACGATATCGACAGCGTGAGCATTACTGTCATTGAGATCCCTGCCCAACATCTCGGCAAGGCTGTCAGCCTGAAAACAGTCTTCGATGACCGAGTCGGAATCAATCTCGAGATGAAAGAAGATGGCTTGCCAATCCAACCTACAGGCGCATCTGTAATCAAGGAAATGGACGCAGCTGTCCAAAAGTCAGAAGCAGATTTGGGCATTCAAGGCACATCTCTAAAGGAGCGAGAGGTCTGGCTCGACCGCCGCCAAGGTACACTCGAGAAGATTGGCGTAGAAACAGAAGACGAGAGCTTCTTGCGCCAAATGCTGTACCCCGTTTCCGGCCAGGGAATCGTGCTCGGTTCGAACGGTCGATTCAACCTGATGAACAcgcttggcagcagcagagtgTGGTTCCAATTGTGCCTGCACCCAAGCGACGAGCCTCCGGAGAGATTCGCTAACGTAGCTCCGGGAAGCGTGCCGTGGTCTGCAGGAAGCGTCTCCAGTCAAATCCGAAGCTGGCGACTGGCCGAGTGGGCAAACTACAGGACCAAGCAGCTTGACTTCACCGCGGACTTTGATGTGGAAGAATTCGTCGAACGCTACCGCCGCCTCGGATGTCATGATGGCCGTGAAGGAGTCGAGAGCTGGATTCTGGAACGCGGCTGGAGCAACGGCGAGGTCGTTGTTGGCCACGAACGCATCTGGATGCGTGAGAGTGCCTACTGGGAAGCCGAGAGTATGCTCGACATGAAGCCAGCTGACGACATGTCCGCACCCGGAATGCTTGGTGGAATGGTCGGCGCAGCTGGTATGGAGAGCTACAACCAGGGCCCCGGCATGAATAGCGGTTTCTTCGAAGACCCCAATCGCGAGACGATGCACGCCCACAACCCAAGTCAAGTAGCCCCAAGCAGATTGGGCGCGAAGTCGCTCGCTCCAACAGTAGCCCATACCATGCGCAGCACTAGTGGTGGTGACTATGGCCTAGGCTTCAAAGGAGACGACAAGCGAAACTGGATCGGATTCGAAGGCGAGATCGATGCAGAGCAGGCCGCAGGGAAGGAGTTGGTCGTCCAGAAGGTCACCAAAGGCCGCAGGATGTGGGTTGCCCTCGTCTGGGCTCTCACCTTCTGGATTCCTTCTTTCATGCTTTCCGCAATCGGCAGAATGAAGCGCAGAGATGTGCGACAGGCCTGGCGAGAGAAGTTCGCCTTGTGTTTCCTGATTCTGGTTTTGAACTTCACCATCGTCTTCTACATCGTCGCCTTTGGAAACCTGTTATGTCCGAATCGTGACAAGGCGTGGAATCGCAAGGAAGTGTCCTACCACCAAGGAGACGACGATTTCTTCGTTTCTTTCCGGGGCGGTGTCTACGATCTCAGCAAGTTCTGGAAGCTGCAGCACTCTGACACGAATATCGATACCACGGAAGAGAACATGCAGCCCTTCGCCGGCACTGATGTGACTCCATACATCGTACCTCCGCTCACCGTCGCCTGCCCTGGCCTCGTCACCTCTACTTCGATCCAGCTTCAGAGCAATAACACCCTCCTGTACCCCAACGGAGAGCACAAGTCGGGACCGCAATTCCAGCCCGACAGGACGACTaagctcaacaacatcaactGGTATGTCGACGACTTCCTGCCACGCATGAAGGAATACTACAAGGGTCAACTCGTGTACAAGAGGTCTGCCGTGACAAGTGACGGCCAAAAGTACAGTCGCAAATGGTTCATCATCGATGACAGAGTCTACGACCTTACAGACTACTTCTACACACTCAAGCAGCAGAATGATCTCCCGAGTTACAGCTTCTTCGCAGATGACGTTGAGGAACTGGTACAAAATAATCCTGGTTCGGACATCACTGAGGACTGGAACAACAAATTGAACTTCACGACCCGCACGAACAGCATGAACTGTCTCAATAACATGTTCTACATTGGTGATACCGACTTCCGCCAGTCTGCTCGCTGCCAGGTTAATGGCTACATCCTGTTGGGTTTCACCATCATCCTCTGCGCTGTCATTGCCATCAAGTTCCTGGCAGCTCTCCAGCTCGGCTCCAAGAAGAGGCCATCTCAACAGGACAAGTTCGTCATCTGCCAGGTTCCAGCATACACGGAAGGTGAAGATTCCTTGAGAAAGGGCCTCGACTCTCTGACTGCTCTGGCCTATGACAACAAAAGGAAACTAATCTGCGTTATCTGCGATGGAATGATTGTCGGAGGCGGCAATGACCGCCCTACGCCAAAGATCGTGCTCGACATTCTTGGTGTCGATCCCAAGATTGATCCTCCTGCTTTGCCATTCAAGTCGCTTGGTCTCGGTGGCGAGCAGCTGAACTATGGTAAGGTATACTCCGGCTTGTACGAATACGAAGGCAATGTTGTTCCCTACATTGTCGTTGTGAAAGTCGGCAAGGAATCTGAGCAGCAAAAGTCGAAACCTGGCAATCGTGGCAAGCGTGACTCGCAGATCATGCTGATGAGCTTCTTGAACCGCGTGCACCACCGATCCGCCATGAACCCACTGGAGTTGGAGATGTTCCATCAAATCAACAACATTATTGGTGTTGACCCGGAGCTCTACGAATATCTTTTCATGGTCGACGCCGATACCAAGGTCAAGGAAGATTCACTCAATCGACTGATCTCTGCTTGTGCCAACGATGCAAAGATTGCTGGTATCTGTGGAGAAACATCCCTGGAGAACGAGGAACGGTCTTGGTGGACTATGATTCAAGTGTACGAATACTACATTTCCCATCACCTGGCCAAGGCTTTCGAGAGCTTGTTCGGTAGCGTGACGTGTTTGCCTGGATG TTTCTGCATGTACCGACTACGCACATCCGACAAAGGACGCCCGCTTATCATCGCCGACAAGGTCATTGCTGAATACGCGGACAACAACATCGATACCCTCCACAAGAAGAATTTGTTCTCTCTCGGTGAGGATCGTTACTTGACGACTATCATGACCAAACACTTCCCGTCGATGTCCTACAAATTCCTTCCTGATGCTTATGCGCTCACTGAAGCACCTGCGCAATGGAGTGTGCTGCTCTCGCAACGTCGTCGTTGGATCAACTCGACCATCCACAATCTGGCTGAGATGATGCAGGTAGACCTTTGTGGCTTCTGCTGTTTCAGCATGAGATTTGTGGTCTTCATCGATCTTTTTGGTACCCTCATCCTCCCGGCAACCTGCGCATACCTGGTCTACTTGGTTTATGTGGTAGCTACCGGAACCGGACAATTCCCGCTGATCTCCATTGTTATGCTTGCAGCTGTGTACGGTCTGCAGGCTATCATCTTCTTGGTCAAGCGACAGTGGCAACACATTGGATGGATGATCATCTACATTCTGGCATATCCGATCTGGTCTTTCGTCCTGCCAGTGTATTCTTTCTGGAAGCAAGATGATTTCTCGTGGGGTAACACGCGTGTCGTGGTTGGAGAGAAGGGTGACAAGCGAGTCGTTGCTGTTGACGATGAGGGTTTCGACCCTCGAAGCATTCCCCTCCAACGATGGGACGACTATGCTACTGCCAACAATCTTCCTGGACGCCGTACCATGTTTGAGGAGAAGGACATGCACATGTACGATGCAGGTGGTTACGAGATGGATGACATCCGCTCGGTATATTCTAGTGTGAAGCCGGCTTCCACTATCCTTACGGGCTTCCCACAGAACCAGTCTTTCCGGCCGCCGCAATCGCCTGGCCCATACAATGCACTTGGACGCAACTCGACTTTCTCGGCAATGACTGGCCGCTACCACGATCAGGCTACGCCGAACGAGTCGCAGCAGCGTCTGATGTCGATGGGCGGCATGAGCGACCACTACCGACCACAGTACAGCCCACAGCACCAATCAACCGACAATCTTATGGGCAACATGCAATCACCTCCGCTGTACTCGCACGGCGGGCGGTCGCCTGTCCCTGGTGCCGGGCCTTTTGGCAGCCGACCTGGCAGCACCAACCCACAATCTCTGCACGGCTTCCAGACGCAAGGCCCGACGAACGAGGCCATCACGATGGCCATCCGCGAGTGCCTCGGTGAGGTCGACATGGACAGCGTGACCAAGAAGCAACTCAAGGCTTTGACCGAGCAAAAGTTGCAATGTCAATTGGTCGGCGAGAAGAGGGCTTTCCTCGATGCTCAAATCGACATTGAACTTGCTTCCATGTAG
- a CDS encoding uncharacterized protein (BUSCO:EOG09260UXC) produces the protein MADALLRHFRSSLPEEVATQVAHSIEKLESGDYEGILRSSEAKLLFGHEQDENLQSVQLSDFDTWNDFIFQRLGVILADRSRAELQAVVFCIGYAALLAFVQSNVTGPPLAFDVAELLLPSDVASDKHARHTLRQKLLAGFTVDGIAAYKLTPNIELLCLADAIFTNPAVLKNIKAARWAKLRSAFFHQRLLSEVSSTIQEVIYDDLGLLDDELTAASDGTLHVEFLLERASIHIHHGLDKFAREDLEKAKAENQFQFALVGMLGKRTKYQQKDVSQLVVLAKSVEDGEEVAKSADSTTTATKTKPENLDLNDDTLLESISFTKDKPSDVSLTEMQNLESLPTVLQSLDPGDQPKLQPLDSTILLLVASSITNTSPQNGLTREETLPYATRVLDGGSSNWQVYTQALLVRSRIEGYKSRTIERGLLQLQALVDQVIAETTPEHSSSKEDSEKPAAISTFLPKATESESAPVTERVRYIFQLATPTRWELEAELASRWVQLGGLRSALEIYERLEMWAEAALCWAATEREDKAKRIVRRQLFHAAGGGPEKSELDVGEDEEWLGPARDPAPLDAPRLYCILGDIDQSIDMYEKAWEVSNQRYARAQRSIGRHFMAAKDMVRAAEAYSKSLRVNQLNQQSWFALGCALLELAQFKRAVEAFSRCVQLDDTDAESWSNLAAALLRTDEDESDAPVPSTSTEQSAALDDEDELQPSKQAEPTASEKRQQVRFDALKALKRAASLKHESHRIWENVLIVAASLRPPSYQDILTSQRQIIQLRGPTDGEKCIDIQILSSLVNHIISSNESGYDPNVPGLTRMTVKFIDEHIVPLITSSAELWHLVTKLALWRNKPSTALDAEEKAWRAVTNQPGWESNGKEEQWNAVVEATVRLCDSYESLGPKERTEGMAAGSGEVVMKDWKFKARSALRGIMGRGKDSWEGTEGWERLRDVMEQLRG, from the coding sequence ATGGCTGACGCTCTGCTGCGACACTTTCGATCAAGCTTACCAGAAGAAGTCGCAACGCAGGTCGCACATTccatcgagaagctcgaaaGTGGGGATTACGAAGGCATCCTGCGAAGTTCTGAGGCCAAATTACTGTTTGGCCATGAACAGGATGAAAACTTGCAGTCCGTTCAACTGAGCGACTTTGACACCTGGAATGACTTCATTTTCCAACGACTGGGCGTAATTCTGGCAGACAGATCGAGAGCCGAGTTGCAAGCCGTTGTCTTCTGCATAGGATATGCAGCACTTCTGGCTTTCGTGCAATCGAATGTTACCGGCCCACCACTGGCTTTCGACGTAGCGGAATTGCTATTGCCATCCGACGTGGCGTCCGACAAACATGCTCGCCATACATTGCGACAGAAGCTACTTGCCGGATTCACCGTGGATGGAATTGCCGCGTACAAGCTCACGCCAAACATTGAGCTTTTGTGCTTAGCAGATGCCATCTTCACAAATCCTGCAGTCTTGAAAAACATCAAAGCTGCGAGATGGGCAAAGTTGAGAAGTGCTTTCTTCCATCAGCGGCTACTATCTGAGGTGTCTTCAACGATCCAAGAAGTGATATACGATGATCTTGGCCTACTCGATGATGAATtaacagcagcaagcgacGGCACGTTGCACGTCGAGTTCCTGCTGGAGCGAGCGAGTATACACATCCATCATGGCCTCGACAAATTCGCGCGAGAGGACTTGGAGAAGGCCAAAGCTGAGAACCAATTTCAATTCGCACTGGTGGGAATGCTTGGGAAACGAACCAAATATCAGCAGAAAGACGTCAGTCAGCTGGTAGTGCTGGCAAAGAGTGTTGAAGATGGGGAAGAAGTCGCAAAGTCTGCAGACTCTaccaccactgccaccaaGACTAAACCAGAGAACCTGGATCTCAACGATGACACACTGCTGGAAAGCATATCGTTCACCAAGGACAAGCCCAGTGACGTGTCTCTCACAGAAATGCAAAATCTGGAATCTCTACCGACCGTACTCCAGTCACTTGATCCAGGCGACCAGCCGAAATTACAGCCTCTCGACTCCACCATCTTGCTCCTGGTGGCCTCGTCAATCACAAATACATCACCGCAGAACGGCCTGACGCGAGAAGAGACACTTCCGTACGCTACACGAGTCCTAGACGGCGGCAGCTCGAACTGGCAAGTGTACACGCAAGCTCTCCTTGTCCGAAGCCGGATCGAGGGATACAAGTCTCGAACGATCGAGAGAGGTCTCCTTCAGCTGCAAGCATTGGTCGATCAAGTCATTGCAGAGACAACACCTGAACACTCTTCCAGCAAAGAAGACTCCGAAAAGCCAGCAGCAATTTCAACGTTTCTGCCGAAAGCGACAGAGTCTGAGAGTGCGCCAGTTACGGAGCGAGTGAGGTacatcttccagcttgcAACTCCCACAAGATGGGAGCTCGAGGCGGAGCTTGCCTCTCGATGGGTTCAATTGGGTGGACTTCGATCTGCTCTTGAAATCTACGAGCGACTCGAAATGTGGGCAGAAGCCGCTCTGTGCTGGGCTGCAACAGAGCGTGAAGACAAAGCAAAACGGATTGTGCGACGACAACTGTTCCATGCTGCAGGTGGGGGCCCAGAAAAATCAGAGCTCGatgttggagaagatgaggaaTGGCTGGGCCCTGCCAGAGACCCTGCGCCTCTTGACGCTCCGCGGCTGTACTGCATTCTGGGTGACATTGATCAGTCGATCGACATGTACGAGAAAGCCTGGGAAGTTTCCAATCAGCGATATGCGAGAGCGCAAAGATCGATTGGGCGGCATTTCATGGCTGCGAAAGATATGGTTCGCGCAGCGGAGGCTTACAGCAAGAGTTTACGAGTCAACCAGCTGAATCAGCAATCATGGTTCGCGTTGGGTTGTGCTTTGCTCGAATTGGCACAGTTCAAGCGAGCAGTCGAGGCTTTCTCTCGCTGCGTGCAGCTCGATGATACGGACGCTGAATCTTGGAGCAACCTCGCTGCTGCACTCCTCCGAACTGACGAAGACGAGTCTGATGCGCCAGTGCCTTCTACTTCGACTGAACAATCCGCAGCTctagacgatgaagacgagttgCAGCCTTCCAAGCAAGCAGAGCCCACTGCTAGCGAAAAGCGTCAGCAAGTCCGTTTCGACGCCCTCAAAGCCCTCAAGCGTGCGGCTTCACTCAAACACGAATCACATCGCATCTGGGAGAACGTGCTCATTGTCGCCGCTTCTCTACGACCTCCCTCGTACCAAGACATCCTCACCTCTCAACGACAAATCATCCAACTCCGTGGTCCTACAGACGGCGAGAAATGCATTGATATTCAGATCTTGTCCAGTCTCGTCAACCACATCATATCCTCGAATGAATCCGGCTACGATCCCAATGTCCCAGGTCTCACCCGCATGACAGTAAAATTCATCGACGAGCATATCGTTCCCTTGATCACAAGCTCTGCGGAACTCTGGCATCTCGTAACAAAACTCGCCTTGTGGAGAAATAAACCTTCGACTGCTCTAGACGCCGAAGAAAAAGCTTGGAGAGCTGTGACGAATCAGCCGGGGTGGGAGAGTAATGGGAAAGAAGAGCAGTGGAATGCTGTGGTCGAGGCTACAGTGCGACTTTGTGATAGTTATGAGAGTTTGGGGCCGAAGGAGAGGACAGAAGGAATGGCGGCTGGGTCTGGAGAGGTTGTGATGAAGGATTGGAAGTTTAAGGCTAGGAGTGCGCTGAGGGGGATTATGGGGAGAGGGAAAGATTCTTGGGAGGGAACGGAGGGGTGGGAGAGGTTGAGGGATGTTATGGAGCAGTTGAGAGGCTGA